From Janthinobacterium sp. 67, a single genomic window includes:
- a CDS encoding CusA/CzcA family heavy metal efflux RND transporter: MFERIIRFSIEHRWLVMLAVIAMMGVGIFSYQKLPIDAVPDITNVQVQINTSAAGYSPLEVEQRVTFPIETVMAGLPDLDQTRSLSRYGLSQITVIFKDGTDIYFARQLVNQRLQEARERLPQGVSPVLGPISTGLGEIYLWTVESEPNAKKTDGQPYTPTDLREIQDWIIKPQLRNVTGVTEINSIGGYAKEYHVTPNPTKLSSYGLTFQDIVTALDSNNNNVGAGYIEKRGEQFLIRAPGQVKSLDDMRNVILNTVQGVPIRIRDVAEVEVGRELRTGAATDNGREVVLGTVFMLIGQNSRIVSQAVDKKMEEINRTLPAGVKAVTVYDRTVLVDKAINTVKKNLLEGAVLVIAVLFLFLGNIRAALITAMVIPLAMLFTFTGMVTYKVSANLMSLGALDFGIIIDGAVVIVENCVRRLAHAQAHHQRALTRSERFHEVFAAAKEARRPLLFGQLIIMIVYIPIFALTGVEGKMFHPMAFTVVAALLGAMILSLTFIPAAVALFIGKHVAEKENRLMEYAKRIYTPLLAKVMLNKAVVVTASVVLIILSGALASRMGSEFVPNLNEGDFAIQSLRIPGTSLTQSLDMQKKLEAGLKAKFPEIDRVFARTGTAEIASDPMPPNISDGYVMLKPEKDWPAPKKTRAEVLAAVQAEAATYAGNSYEFSQPIQLRFNELISGVRSDVAVKIYGDDMDVLNATAAQIAAVIGRIPGAAEVKTEQTSGLPMLTVNIDREKTARYGLNVGAVQEALAIATGGRNAGTVFEGDRRFDIIVRLPENLRTDLEALKRLPIPLARAAGKDGVPGEVSFIPLAEVATLDFAPGPNQISRENGKRRIVVSANVRGRDIGTFVPEAEQLIQREVKIPPGYWMTWGGTFEQLQSATQRLQLVVPLALFLVFTLLFVMFNNAKDGLIVFTGIPFALTGGILALWLRDIPLSISAAVGFIALSGVAVLNGLVMISFIRTLREEGMSLDQAITTGALTRLRPVLMTALVASLGFIPMAIATGTGAEVQQPLATVVIGGIISSTLLTLLVLPLLYRLAHGKDDDAEPVGIHKKDPIPA; the protein is encoded by the coding sequence ATGTTTGAACGCATAATCCGTTTTTCCATTGAACACCGATGGTTGGTGATGCTTGCCGTTATTGCAATGATGGGCGTTGGTATATTCAGCTACCAAAAACTGCCCATCGACGCGGTGCCGGATATCACCAACGTCCAGGTGCAAATCAATACGTCGGCAGCGGGCTACTCACCGCTCGAAGTCGAACAACGCGTGACGTTTCCTATTGAAACAGTGATGGCCGGCTTACCCGACCTCGACCAGACACGCTCCCTGTCACGTTACGGCCTGTCGCAAATCACCGTGATCTTCAAGGACGGCACGGATATTTACTTCGCGCGGCAACTGGTTAACCAGCGGCTGCAGGAAGCGCGCGAGCGCCTGCCTCAAGGCGTATCGCCAGTGCTCGGTCCTATTTCTACAGGCCTGGGCGAAATCTACCTGTGGACGGTGGAAAGCGAGCCAAATGCAAAAAAAACGGATGGCCAGCCCTACACGCCGACCGATTTGCGCGAGATCCAGGATTGGATCATCAAGCCGCAATTGCGCAATGTGACAGGTGTTACGGAAATTAACTCGATCGGCGGTTACGCGAAGGAATACCACGTCACCCCGAATCCAACAAAATTGTCCTCTTATGGTCTGACTTTCCAGGACATCGTCACCGCGCTCGACAGCAACAACAATAACGTCGGCGCCGGCTATATCGAAAAACGCGGCGAGCAATTCCTGATACGCGCGCCGGGCCAAGTCAAGTCGCTCGACGATATGCGCAATGTCATTCTCAACACAGTACAGGGCGTGCCGATCCGCATCCGCGACGTCGCTGAAGTTGAAGTGGGTCGTGAGCTGCGCACCGGCGCGGCAACCGACAACGGCCGCGAAGTCGTACTCGGTACCGTATTCATGCTCATAGGCCAGAATAGCCGCATTGTGTCGCAGGCGGTCGATAAAAAAATGGAGGAAATTAATCGTACCTTGCCCGCTGGCGTCAAGGCGGTGACGGTCTACGACCGTACTGTCTTGGTGGATAAAGCAATCAATACCGTCAAGAAAAACTTGCTCGAAGGCGCGGTACTGGTAATTGCCGTGCTGTTCCTTTTCCTCGGCAATATTCGGGCCGCACTGATCACCGCGATGGTCATTCCGCTGGCCATGCTTTTCACCTTTACCGGGATGGTTACCTATAAGGTCAGCGCAAATCTGATGAGCCTTGGCGCCCTGGATTTCGGCATCATTATCGATGGCGCCGTTGTGATCGTCGAAAACTGCGTACGCCGGCTTGCGCATGCCCAAGCACACCACCAGCGTGCACTGACCCGCTCGGAGCGCTTTCATGAGGTATTCGCGGCGGCGAAAGAAGCGCGCCGTCCTTTGTTGTTCGGCCAACTCATCATCATGATCGTCTACATCCCCATCTTTGCGCTCACTGGCGTGGAAGGGAAAATGTTTCATCCGATGGCGTTTACGGTAGTTGCCGCTCTGCTGGGTGCGATGATCCTGTCCCTGACATTCATTCCGGCTGCTGTTGCCCTGTTCATCGGCAAGCATGTGGCTGAAAAAGAAAACCGTCTGATGGAGTACGCCAAGCGAATCTATACCCCGCTGTTGGCGAAGGTCATGCTTAACAAGGCAGTCGTGGTAACGGCCTCTGTCGTACTCATTATCCTTTCGGGCGCTCTCGCAAGCCGAATGGGCAGCGAGTTTGTACCGAATCTCAATGAGGGCGATTTTGCCATCCAATCGCTGCGTATTCCAGGCACCAGCCTGACACAATCGCTCGACATGCAGAAAAAGCTCGAAGCCGGCTTGAAAGCCAAGTTTCCAGAGATCGATCGCGTGTTTGCTCGTACTGGTACTGCGGAAATCGCCTCCGATCCCATGCCGCCGAATATTTCGGATGGTTATGTGATGCTCAAGCCTGAAAAAGACTGGCCTGCCCCGAAGAAAACACGGGCCGAGGTGCTGGCCGCAGTGCAGGCCGAGGCAGCAACGTACGCCGGTAACAGCTATGAGTTTTCACAGCCAATCCAACTGCGCTTCAATGAACTCATTTCCGGCGTGCGCAGTGACGTCGCAGTGAAAATTTACGGCGACGACATGGACGTGCTAAACGCCACCGCAGCACAAATCGCCGCGGTGATCGGCCGCATTCCCGGCGCGGCGGAGGTCAAGACCGAGCAAACGTCGGGATTACCGATGCTGACAGTAAATATCGACAGAGAAAAGACGGCGCGTTATGGCCTCAATGTCGGCGCGGTACAAGAGGCCCTGGCCATCGCCACAGGGGGACGCAACGCCGGAACCGTATTCGAGGGCGATCGCCGTTTCGATATCATCGTGCGCCTGCCGGAAAACCTGCGCACCGATCTGGAAGCACTCAAGCGCTTGCCCATCCCACTTGCCCGCGCCGCAGGCAAGGATGGCGTTCCAGGGGAAGTAAGCTTTATTCCTTTGGCCGAAGTGGCAACACTCGATTTTGCACCCGGACCCAACCAGATCAGCCGGGAAAACGGCAAGCGGCGCATCGTCGTCAGTGCCAACGTGCGCGGACGAGACATCGGCACCTTTGTTCCTGAAGCCGAACAGCTGATACAGAGAGAAGTCAAAATCCCGCCAGGCTATTGGATGACGTGGGGCGGTACCTTCGAACAATTACAATCGGCCACCCAGCGACTGCAGCTGGTAGTGCCGCTTGCACTGTTCCTGGTCTTTACCTTGCTATTTGTGATGTTTAACAACGCAAAGGATGGATTGATCGTGTTTACTGGAATTCCATTTGCCTTGACGGGTGGCATCCTGGCGCTCTGGCTGCGCGATATCCCGCTGTCGATTTCCGCTGCGGTGGGCTTCATCGCCTTGTCGGGAGTCGCGGTACTCAACGGCTTGGTGATGATTTCCTTCATCCGTACGCTGCGCGAGGAGGGTATGTCCCTTGATCAGGCGATCACGACGGGGGCACTGACACGCCTGCGGCCGGTGTTGATGACCGCGCTGGTGGCCTCGCTGGGATTCATTCCAATGGCGATCGCAACCGGCACCGGCGCCGAGGTGCAGCAGCCACTGGCGACAGTCGTTATCGGAGGGATTATTTCCTCGACACTGCTCACTTTACTGGTGTTGCCGCTGCTGTATCGCTTGGCGCATGGCAAGGACGACGATGCAGAACCGGTCGGCATCCACAAAAAGGATCCCATTCCAGCTTGA
- a CDS encoding efflux RND transporter periplasmic adaptor subunit has translation MKTPNIEKKTIGAIIGVLVVGIALLIAILFTGKSDNKEESKEAETSESADAKGGSGSGSTKKGAHGGKLFVQGATSVEVVLAEENGEARHRLWLYENGKQIAPASATATEQIKRADGQTLNFDFAVDKDSLLAKGSIAEPHIFDAFITVRKGGAAIQIKIQSEEGKIELSAAQIKTAGVVMATAGGAKINSVFQLAGEIRFNEDRTAHVVPRLQGVVESVAVELGQQVKKGQVLAVIASTVLSEMRSESLGAQKRLALAKLTYEREKKLWEDKISAEQDYLQAQQSLREAEIASQNATQKIAAIGASTGTSGALSRFELRAPFDGAIVEKHITLGESVTAEAMVFTIADLSTVWAEIIVPAKDIGAVRVGTKAIVKATSMDSEASGVVSYVGSLLGEQTRTAKARVTLANPKLAWRPGLFVNVELTSDERDVAVAVSSEAIQTVGESPAVYIGIEGGFFAQPVETGRSDGKYTEIVKGLVAGTVYAAKGSFVLKAEQGKDSAEHAH, from the coding sequence ATGAAAACACCGAACATTGAAAAGAAAACAATAGGCGCGATTATCGGCGTTCTGGTCGTCGGCATAGCCTTGCTGATCGCTATTTTATTTACCGGGAAATCCGACAACAAGGAAGAATCCAAGGAGGCCGAAACGTCCGAGAGTGCCGACGCCAAAGGCGGTTCCGGATCCGGCTCGACAAAAAAAGGAGCACACGGTGGCAAGTTATTTGTTCAGGGAGCCACGTCGGTTGAAGTGGTCCTTGCCGAAGAAAACGGCGAGGCCCGCCATCGCCTCTGGCTGTACGAGAACGGCAAACAAATCGCCCCGGCTTCGGCCACTGCGACCGAACAAATCAAACGCGCCGACGGACAAACGCTGAACTTCGACTTTGCCGTCGACAAGGACAGCCTGCTCGCCAAAGGCAGCATCGCCGAGCCACATATCTTCGACGCGTTCATTACCGTGCGCAAGGGTGGCGCGGCGATTCAGATCAAGATCCAGAGCGAGGAAGGCAAAATCGAGCTGAGCGCGGCCCAAATCAAAACCGCCGGTGTGGTCATGGCGACCGCCGGCGGGGCCAAGATCAACAGTGTGTTTCAACTGGCCGGCGAAATACGGTTTAATGAAGACCGTACCGCGCACGTCGTGCCGCGGCTGCAAGGGGTCGTCGAAAGTGTCGCGGTCGAGTTGGGACAGCAGGTCAAAAAGGGACAAGTTTTGGCGGTCATCGCCAGCACGGTACTGTCGGAAATGCGTAGCGAGTCACTTGGCGCCCAGAAGCGCCTGGCCTTGGCGAAACTGACGTATGAGCGCGAGAAGAAGCTCTGGGAAGACAAGATCTCTGCCGAGCAAGATTATCTGCAAGCTCAGCAGAGCCTGCGCGAGGCCGAAATCGCTTCACAAAATGCGACGCAAAAAATCGCCGCCATCGGTGCCTCCACCGGAACTTCGGGCGCATTGAGCCGTTTTGAACTGCGCGCCCCGTTCGACGGCGCTATTGTGGAAAAGCACATTACCCTGGGCGAGTCCGTCACGGCGGAAGCGATGGTGTTTACCATCGCCGACCTGTCCACCGTCTGGGCCGAGATCATTGTCCCGGCCAAGGATATTGGCGCTGTGCGAGTCGGCACGAAAGCCATCGTGAAAGCGACCTCCATGGATTCCGAGGCAAGCGGCGTCGTGTCATACGTTGGATCGCTGCTGGGCGAACAAACCCGCACCGCCAAAGCACGCGTTACCCTGGCCAATCCGAAGCTGGCATGGCGCCCGGGCCTGTTCGTGAACGTCGAACTCACGTCCGATGAGCGCGATGTTGCAGTGGCAGTGTCGAGCGAGGCGATCCAGACGGTGGGCGAAAGTCCTGCTGTGTACATCGGTATCGAGGGTGGCTTCTTTGCCCAGCCAGTGGAAACCGGCCGCAGCGACGGTAAATATACCGAGATCGTCAAAGGCCTTGTCGCCGGTACGGTCTATGCGGCAAAAGGTAGCTTCGTCCTCAAGGCGGAGCAGGGCAAAGACAGCGCCGAACATGCACATTAA